A single genomic interval of Sceloporus undulatus isolate JIND9_A2432 ecotype Alabama chromosome 2, SceUnd_v1.1, whole genome shotgun sequence harbors:
- the TOMM5 gene encoding mitochondrial import receptor subunit TOM5 homolog — MFRIEGLGPKLDPEELKRKMREDVLSSVRTFLLYVAVLRLTPYILKKLDSI; from the exons ATGTTCCGCATCGAGGGCTTGGGCCCCAAGTTGGACCCGGAGGAGCTGAAGCGGAAGATGCGCGAGGACGTCCTCTCCTCGGTCCGCACCTTCCTCCTCTACGTGGCCGTTTTGCGCCTGA CTCCCTACATTTTGAAGAAGCTGGACAGCATATGA